Proteins encoded in a region of the Patescibacteria group bacterium genome:
- a CDS encoding GIY-YIG nuclease family protein, whose product MFFVYILQSIKFPKKLYTGFSENIDNRLIDHNKGNSEYTDTFKPWKIIFYCAFENKEKALNFERYLKTSSGIAFRNKRLI is encoded by the coding sequence ATGTTTTTTGTTTATATTCTCCAAAGCATCAAATTCCCTAAAAAATTATATACAGGATTTTCCGAGAATATCGATAATAGACTAATTGATCATAATAAAGGTAATTCGGAATATACTGACACATTTAAACCATGGAAAATAATTTTTTACTGCGCATTTGAAAATAAAGAAAAAGCATTAAACTTTGAAAGATATCTTAAAACATCTTCAGGCATTGCTTTTAGAAATAAACGATTAATTTAA
- a CDS encoding LysE family transporter: MHEIIIVTLAAIIGAISPGPDFAIVSRNSIVYTRKIGIFTALGIGLGTLLHASYSIIGLGLIIAQSILVFNLLKLGGAAYLMYLGIKMLRAKRLKAGNKNGAATLKIITNWQALKIGFLTSITNPKVTLFFLSIFSQIISPTSTLNLKIFYGLEISFIVFAWFALVATVFTIKQVKARYQRYVIYLEKIFGALLISLGLKIVFARE, encoded by the coding sequence ATGCACGAAATTATAATCGTAACTTTGGCAGCTATTATTGGCGCTATCTCGCCAGGTCCTGATTTTGCCATTGTGTCCAGAAACAGCATTGTCTATACCAGAAAAATCGGGATATTTACGGCACTAGGTATTGGTTTAGGCACTTTGCTCCACGCTTCTTATTCTATTATCGGCCTGGGGCTTATCATTGCCCAATCAATTCTGGTGTTTAATCTACTTAAACTGGGCGGGGCAGCCTATCTAATGTACTTGGGCATTAAAATGCTAAGGGCAAAAAGACTAAAGGCAGGAAACAAAAATGGAGCCGCTACACTAAAAATAATCACCAACTGGCAGGCTCTCAAGATCGGCTTTTTAACCAGCATAACCAACCCCAAAGTAACCTTGTTCTTTTTAAGTATTTTTTCTCAAATCATCTCCCCGACTTCAACCTTGAACCTGAAAATATTTTACGGACTGGAAATTTCTTTCATTGTATTTGCCTGGTTTGCTCTTGTTGCGACAGTATTCACGATCAAGCAGGTCAAAGCAAGATACCAAAGGTACGTAATTTACTTGGAAAAAATTTTCGGTGCCCTTCTAATTTCCCTGGGACTTAAAATAGTATTTGCCCGGGAATAA
- the smpB gene encoding SsrA-binding protein SmpB — protein sequence MTVLTLNKRAKFDFQILDTFEAGLVLTGQEVKSIRAGHASLQGAYVTLHQNELYLINANVPAYKMAGPLPNYDPTRSRKLLLNKKEIHFLTVRLQQIGLTLIPLSLYTKHKKIKLELALAKGKKLFDKRRSIKEREEKRSVQRALKTRFR from the coding sequence ATGACAGTCTTAACCCTTAACAAACGAGCTAAATTTGATTTCCAAATCCTGGATACTTTCGAGGCTGGCTTAGTTTTAACAGGGCAAGAAGTAAAATCAATCAGAGCTGGCCATGCCAGCTTACAAGGCGCTTATGTGACTCTGCATCAAAACGAACTATATTTAATCAATGCCAATGTGCCAGCCTATAAAATGGCAGGACCATTACCAAACTATGATCCTACGCGCTCAAGGAAATTATTACTAAATAAAAAAGAAATTCACTTTTTAACTGTAAGATTACAGCAAATAGGCTTGACCTTAATCCCGCTTTCATTGTATACTAAGCATAAGAAAATCAAATTAGAGCTAGCCTTAGCCAAAGGAAAAAAACTCTTTGATAAACGCAGATCAATTAAAGAAAGAGAAGAAAAACGAAGCGTTCAAAGAGCCCTAAAAACTAGATTCAGATAA
- a CDS encoding glucose-6-phosphate isomerase (catalyzes the formation of D-fructose 6-phosphate from D-glucose 6-phosphate) — translation MSEKIFKLDYSFMSAQKVGNFGFKETDLASLSRKLAGFNRKLEIMAEEPDLSFRQLPYDQEAVELAMKLAGRLKRQFTNLVIVGIGGSDLGSRAIYSALAGNYGSCIKRPQAMAINFLGDTTDPQPVLDLLKILDLKKTVFYIVSKSGDTIEPLSNFLLLREQVIKLVGYKNHKKHFIVTTNLAKGLASAKTGALLEIAQKEGYLVLGHYPGGGRFSVLSVHGLLPAACAGFDLKKLLAGAKAMDQLSKNNSYLKNLPWLFAAMQYLAYKKGQNISVLMPYNYYLRNFALWFRQLWAENLGKQYNWQKKKVNVGITPVAALGPTDQHSQVQLYIEGPFDKIITFIKVKKLESLKVPNYRNSEISYLGGHEFSEILNIEHKATAVSLMKNKRPNCTIILPELNEYYLGQIFMFFEMTTVYLGELLQINVFNQPGVEQSKRYMYGLLGKKGFEKEKREILSI, via the coding sequence ATGTCTGAAAAAATATTCAAATTAGATTACAGTTTTATGTCTGCCCAAAAAGTGGGCAATTTTGGGTTTAAAGAAACAGATTTAGCCAGTCTGAGCCGCAAATTGGCCGGTTTTAACAGGAAATTGGAAATAATGGCAGAGGAGCCGGATTTAAGTTTTCGGCAATTGCCTTATGATCAAGAAGCAGTTGAATTAGCTATGAAGTTAGCCGGCAGATTAAAGCGCCAATTTACAAATTTAGTCATAGTCGGCATTGGCGGTTCTGATTTAGGCTCCAGGGCTATTTATAGCGCTTTAGCCGGCAATTATGGCAGCTGCATCAAGAGACCGCAAGCAATGGCCATCAATTTTTTAGGGGATACGACAGATCCCCAGCCAGTGCTTGATTTATTAAAAATATTGGACTTAAAAAAGACTGTTTTTTATATTGTTTCTAAATCAGGCGACACGATTGAACCTTTAAGTAATTTTTTGCTTCTGCGGGAACAGGTAATTAAACTTGTTGGTTACAAAAATCATAAGAAACACTTTATTGTCACAACTAATTTAGCAAAAGGCCTGGCCTCGGCCAAGACGGGCGCTCTTTTAGAAATTGCGCAAAAAGAAGGTTATCTGGTCCTGGGTCATTATCCAGGCGGCGGCCGCTTCTCGGTTTTATCTGTTCATGGATTATTGCCAGCTGCTTGCGCCGGGTTTGACCTTAAAAAGCTTTTAGCAGGCGCAAAAGCAATGGATCAACTTAGTAAAAATAATAGCTATTTAAAAAACTTGCCTTGGCTTTTTGCGGCTATGCAATACTTGGCTTACAAAAAGGGACAAAACATTTCAGTTTTAATGCCCTACAATTATTATTTGCGCAATTTTGCTTTATGGTTTCGGCAGTTATGGGCGGAAAATTTGGGCAAGCAATATAATTGGCAGAAGAAAAAAGTTAATGTGGGTATTACTCCTGTAGCTGCTTTGGGTCCGACAGACCAGCATTCTCAGGTTCAACTTTATATAGAAGGGCCGTTTGATAAAATTATTACTTTTATTAAAGTTAAAAAATTAGAAAGTTTGAAAGTCCCAAATTACAGGAATTCAGAAATTTCTTATTTGGGCGGGCATGAGTTTAGTGAGATTTTAAATATTGAACATAAAGCTACGGCAGTTTCTTTAATGAAAAATAAAAGGCCTAATTGCACGATTATTTTGCCAGAACTTAATGAATATTATCTGGGGCAGATATTTATGTTTTTTGAAATGACCACGGTATATTTAGGAGAATTATTGCAGATTAATGTTTTTAACCAGCCAGGCGTTGAACAGAGTAAAAGATATATGTACGGGCTTTTGGGCAAGAAAGGGTTTGAGAAAGAGAAAAGGGAAATTTTAAGCATCTAA
- a CDS encoding AI-2E family transporter, which translates to MDSANSKKINLDISTSSIIKVLVVIFLVWILYLIRDVVAILLFAFIFVSILEPAVNWLRARKIPRTLSVILIYLVLLAVLGLIIALIIPPINDQIDQISNSFPAYWQKFNLEFGNISQFLNQYGIGQEIENAIVNLKYNIPQTTSGLFSQVGQFFSGVFSVFIILVIIFYSLAEENATKRIFRSILPSQYLPYTYQVFSRIQNKLGLWLRGQLILSLIVFLLVYIGLLFLGVRYALILGIIAGLVEFVPYIGPIMSGILAVTLTFFQSPISALLVLILYVAIQLVQNNILTPKIMQRAVGLNPVVSIVALLIGGNLGGVIGAILAIPLATALSVFAQDFLEKKRARELTLEE; encoded by the coding sequence ATGGATTCAGCCAATTCTAAGAAGATTAATCTGGATATATCAACCTCATCAATAATTAAAGTATTAGTCGTAATTTTTTTAGTCTGGATTTTGTATTTAATCAGAGACGTAGTGGCGATTTTGCTTTTTGCCTTTATTTTCGTGTCAATTCTTGAACCTGCGGTCAACTGGTTGCGAGCCAGAAAGATCCCCAGGACTTTATCAGTAATCTTGATATATTTAGTTTTATTAGCGGTTTTAGGTCTGATTATCGCTCTGATAATTCCGCCGATTAACGATCAAATTGATCAAATCTCAAATTCTTTCCCGGCCTATTGGCAAAAATTTAATTTGGAATTCGGCAATATCAGCCAGTTTTTAAACCAATACGGAATCGGCCAGGAAATTGAAAATGCAATTGTTAATTTAAAATATAATATTCCGCAGACAACGAGCGGCTTATTTTCTCAGGTTGGCCAATTTTTCTCTGGGGTATTTTCAGTCTTTATCATTTTAGTCATTATTTTTTATAGTTTGGCAGAAGAAAATGCGACCAAAAGGATTTTTCGTTCCATCTTGCCCAGCCAATATCTGCCTTATACTTATCAAGTTTTCAGCCGTATCCAAAACAAATTGGGTCTTTGGTTGCGGGGCCAATTAATATTAAGCTTAATTGTGTTTCTTTTGGTTTATATCGGGCTTTTATTTTTAGGCGTCAGATATGCGTTAATTTTAGGCATTATTGCCGGCCTGGTAGAATTTGTACCCTATATCGGTCCGATTATGTCTGGCATTTTGGCTGTGACCCTGACGTTTTTTCAGTCGCCAATCAGCGCGCTCTTAGTTTTAATTTTATATGTTGCCATCCAATTAGTGCAAAATAATATCCTCACTCCTAAAATTATGCAAAGGGCAGTGGGCTTGAATCCGGTTGTGAGCATTGTGGCATTACTCATTGGCGGTAATTTAGGCGGAGTAATTGGGGCAATATTAGCTATCCCATTAGCCACTGCCTTGAGTGTCTTTGCTCAGGATTTTTTGGAAAAGAAGAGGGCGCGTGAATTAACGCTTGAAGAATAA
- a CDS encoding C39 family peptidase, with the protein MKKTFFFILLVIFFILGASALLFLLLNQTLKNNQNLVKKIETPNINSSGQVVNLNNTNQIKIPNNTQTSNPAVKTVNSVILAVPYINESPDGNWTGYWKNACEEASIAMVENFYLGKQTVSTKDAMDFMNNLFTIENKIFGSNTNTDAKQTVQLINDYSSYKAVIKEAPTVEDIKSELQQNRPVIVPLYGFDLHNKNIPFVPAPRGTSYHMIVIIGYDDTTKEFITNDDGDNKQGASHHYGYDLLMNAIHDWSYVTKQADGPAKAIFTYPKNS; encoded by the coding sequence ATGAAAAAAACATTTTTCTTTATTTTACTTGTAATTTTTTTTATTTTGGGCGCTAGTGCCTTGCTTTTTTTGCTGTTAAATCAAACATTAAAAAATAATCAGAATTTAGTCAAAAAGATTGAGACACCGAATATTAATTCATCAGGCCAAGTAGTCAACCTAAACAATACCAACCAAATTAAAATTCCAAATAATACGCAAACTTCCAACCCGGCTGTTAAAACCGTTAATTCGGTAATATTGGCCGTGCCCTATATAAATGAATCGCCTGATGGCAACTGGACAGGATATTGGAAAAACGCTTGTGAAGAAGCCAGCATTGCCATGGTTGAAAATTTTTATCTTGGCAAACAAACCGTGAGCACAAAAGATGCCATGGATTTTATGAACAATTTATTTACCATAGAAAATAAGATTTTTGGTTCCAATACCAATACAGACGCCAAGCAAACAGTCCAGCTTATTAATGATTATTCTTCTTATAAAGCGGTGATTAAAGAGGCGCCCACGGTTGAAGATATAAAAAGTGAATTACAGCAAAATCGGCCGGTAATTGTGCCTTTGTATGGTTTTGATTTGCATAATAAAAATATTCCCTTTGTGCCGGCGCCCAGAGGCACTTCTTATCATATGATTGTGATTATTGGTTATGATGATACGACAAAAGAATTTATCACTAATGATGATGGCGATAATAAACAAGGAGCTAGCCACCATTATGGTTATGATTTGCTGATGAATGCCATTCATGATTGGAGTTATGTTACCAAACAGGCTGATGGCCCTGCCAAAGCGATTTTTACTTATCCAAAAAATAGTTGA
- the ppsA gene encoding phosphoenolpyruvate synthase translates to MSELILKFSQVSIKDVGKVGGKNASLGEMFRNLIKKGISIPDGFCTTAKAWQYFLEYNSLKKPIKESLLKLDKNNLESLELTGAKIRNLIMRGSIPPDLAAEIIASYKLLSKKYMVLNVDVAVRSSATAEDLPGASFAGQQESYLNIKGEKELLLAIKRCFASLYTNRAISYREDQGFNHLKVYLSVGVQKMIRSDLASAGVMFTIDTESGFKDLIIINSSYGLGENVVKGRVTPDEFFIWKSNLKIIKKELGSKKRKLIYTNNLKNPTKNILAAPNERQQFSLKNSEILQLAKWAQIIERYYKRPMDIEWAKDGQANKLYIVQARPETVESLVNPNILEQYILPKRGKAILSGEAIGQKIATGKVKIIKNVKQLGAFNPGEILVTEMTDPDWEPVMKKAAGIITNSGGRTCHAAIVSRELGVPAIVGSKIATKILKDGQKITLSCAEGENGRVYDGFLPFKIKKTDLRKVKKPKVDIMMNLGDPTQAFKYSFLPNEGIGLARLEFIITNYIKIHPLALTNYHKLPANLKKQINDLTSAYKNKTDFYVEQLAFGIAQIGAAFYPKDVIVRFSDFKTNEYANLIGGELYEPKEANPMIGWRGASRYYDPKFKPAFDLECQAIKKVRNEMGLTNIKVMVPFCRTLEEARKVIQILRQNGLRQGQNGLQVYVMVEIPSNVILADEFAKIFDGFSIGSNDLTQLTLGLDRDSELILQIGDERNEAVKKLVIQAIKSAKRAKIKIGICGQAPSDFPDFARFLMEEGIDSISLTPDTVIKTRLDLSKKR, encoded by the coding sequence ATGTCTGAATTGATTTTGAAATTCTCCCAAGTATCCATAAAAGATGTTGGCAAAGTAGGTGGCAAAAATGCCAGCTTGGGTGAAATGTTTAGGAATTTAATTAAAAAAGGGATTAGTATTCCTGATGGTTTTTGTACTACTGCCAAGGCATGGCAGTATTTTTTGGAGTATAATTCTTTAAAAAAGCCTATTAAGGAATCTTTGCTAAAGTTAGATAAGAATAATCTGGAAAGTTTGGAATTAACTGGCGCTAAGATCAGAAATTTAATCATGCGCGGCAGTATTCCGCCAGATTTGGCTGCTGAAATTATTGCAAGTTATAAATTACTTTCCAAGAAATACATGGTTTTAAATGTTGACGTGGCAGTGCGTTCAAGCGCCACTGCTGAAGATTTGCCAGGCGCTTCTTTTGCCGGCCAGCAGGAATCATATTTAAATATCAAAGGCGAGAAGGAACTACTTTTAGCCATTAAAAGATGTTTTGCCTCATTGTATACAAATCGCGCAATTTCATATCGCGAAGACCAGGGTTTTAATCATTTGAAAGTTTATTTATCTGTTGGCGTCCAAAAAATGATCCGTTCTGATTTGGCTTCAGCTGGCGTGATGTTTACGATTGATACAGAATCTGGCTTTAAAGATTTAATAATTATTAATTCTTCATATGGTTTGGGAGAAAATGTTGTGAAAGGCAGAGTCACGCCTGATGAATTTTTTATCTGGAAATCAAATTTGAAAATTATTAAAAAAGAGCTCGGCAGTAAAAAAAGAAAATTAATTTACACTAATAATTTAAAAAATCCAACAAAAAATATTTTGGCTGCGCCAAATGAGCGCCAGCAGTTTTCTTTAAAAAATTCTGAGATTTTGCAGCTGGCAAAATGGGCGCAGATTATTGAGCGCTATTACAAACGTCCCATGGATATTGAGTGGGCCAAAGACGGCCAGGCAAATAAATTGTACATTGTCCAAGCACGGCCTGAGACAGTTGAGTCTTTGGTTAATCCCAATATTTTAGAACAATATATTTTGCCCAAAAGAGGGAAAGCAATTTTAAGTGGGGAAGCCATAGGTCAGAAAATTGCCACTGGCAAAGTTAAAATTATTAAAAATGTTAAACAATTAGGTGCTTTTAACCCGGGCGAGATATTGGTGACTGAAATGACTGATCCTGATTGGGAGCCGGTTATGAAAAAAGCCGCTGGCATTATTACTAATTCAGGCGGGAGAACCTGCCATGCGGCCATTGTTTCGCGCGAATTGGGCGTGCCGGCAATTGTGGGCAGTAAAATTGCCACCAAAATTTTAAAAGACGGGCAGAAAATTACTTTAAGCTGCGCTGAAGGTGAAAATGGTCGTGTTTACGATGGATTTTTACCATTTAAAATCAAAAAGACTGATTTGCGCAAGGTAAAAAAGCCTAAGGTAGATATTATGATGAATCTTGGCGACCCAACCCAGGCTTTTAAATATTCTTTTTTGCCCAATGAGGGTATTGGTTTGGCGCGTTTGGAGTTTATAATAACCAACTATATTAAAATCCATCCCTTAGCGCTCACGAATTATCACAAATTGCCGGCTAATTTAAAAAAGCAGATTAATGACTTAACTTCTGCCTATAAAAACAAAACTGATTTTTATGTAGAGCAATTAGCGTTTGGTATTGCCCAGATTGGAGCTGCTTTTTATCCCAAAGATGTGATTGTGCGCTTTTCTGATTTTAAAACAAATGAATATGCCAATTTAATCGGCGGGGAATTATATGAGCCAAAAGAAGCAAATCCAATGATTGGCTGGCGTGGCGCCTCAAGATATTATGATCCGAAATTCAAACCCGCTTTTGATTTGGAATGCCAGGCCATAAAAAAGGTCAGAAATGAAATGGGTTTAACCAATATCAAGGTGATGGTGCCGTTTTGCCGCACCTTAGAAGAAGCTAGAAAAGTTATCCAAATATTAAGGCAAAACGGCCTCAGGCAAGGCCAAAATGGTTTACAGGTTTATGTCATGGTTGAGATTCCCAGCAATGTAATTTTGGCAGATGAATTTGCTAAAATTTTTGATGGGTTTTCAATTGGTTCCAATGACTTAACTCAATTAACTTTAGGTTTAGACCGGGACTCGGAATTAATTTTACAAATCGGTGATGAAAGAAACGAGGCAGTAAAAAAACTGGTCATTCAGGCAATTAAATCAGCTAAAAGGGCTAAGATAAAAATCGGCATTTGCGGCCAAGCACCGTCTGATTTCCCTGATTTTGCCCGCTTTTTAATGGAAGAAGGAATTGATAGCATTTCTTTAACTCCAGATACGGTAATAAAAACACGCCTTGATTTAAGCAAAAAGAGGTGA
- the rplT gene encoding 50S ribosomal protein L20, which produces MSRVKRAKIHLKKRHTIRRATKGYKWGRKKTIRLGKTAMLKAGVHAYVGRKDKKRDFRQLWQIRINAAVREHGLNYSKFIDLLNKKKIELDRKVLADLAVNNPQVFAKIVEAVK; this is translated from the coding sequence ATGTCCAGAGTTAAACGAGCTAAAATCCACTTAAAGAAAAGACATACCATCCGCCGAGCCACCAAAGGTTATAAATGGGGCCGCAAAAAGACTATTCGCTTAGGCAAAACAGCTATGCTTAAGGCTGGAGTGCATGCTTATGTCGGACGCAAAGATAAAAAAAGAGATTTCCGCCAGCTTTGGCAAATCAGGATTAATGCAGCTGTGCGCGAACATGGCTTAAACTATTCTAAATTTATAGATCTCTTAAATAAGAAAAAAATTGAACTGGACCGTAAAGTCCTGGCTGACCTGGCAGTCAATAATCCTCAAGTTTTTGCTAAAATAGTAGAAGCGGTAAAATAA
- the lgt gene encoding prolipoprotein diacylglyceryl transferase, with the protein MIQFLHNFLPQPILLHLAFLQIHWYGFLIALGALAGFGAVYSLARQYGIKKDDIYNLTFYLVIFGLIGDRLYYVFYAWPYYSQHLLDIFKIWEGGLAIHGAMIAGVLVIYIYGQRHKINFWLLLDIFIIALPLAMAFGRWGNYFNQELFGRPTSLPWGIPISPEKRPPEFVNFNYFHPTFLYESLWNMLIFAFLYAWHKLRLARLGTASHDASRSQVKYKNNLEQIQGLGNIALVYFILYSVGRFLNEYLRLDYSPYFLGVRWAQVFSLLIILSCLAVIILKKIHSKKSELET; encoded by the coding sequence ATGATCCAATTTTTGCATAATTTTTTACCTCAGCCGATTTTACTTCACCTTGCCTTTTTACAAATCCATTGGTATGGTTTTTTAATCGCCTTGGGCGCCTTGGCTGGTTTTGGCGCAGTTTATTCGTTGGCCAGGCAATATGGGATAAAAAAAGATGATATTTATAATTTAACTTTTTATTTAGTCATCTTTGGCTTAATTGGCGACCGTTTGTACTATGTTTTTTACGCCTGGCCTTATTATTCCCAGCATTTATTGGATATTTTTAAAATTTGGGAAGGAGGTTTGGCCATTCATGGCGCCATGATTGCTGGCGTTTTAGTGATATATATTTATGGACAGAGGCACAAAATTAATTTTTGGCTTTTACTTGATATATTTATTATTGCCTTGCCGTTAGCTATGGCTTTTGGCCGCTGGGGCAATTATTTTAACCAAGAACTTTTCGGGCGGCCGACGTCCTTGCCTTGGGGTATCCCAATTAGTCCTGAAAAACGGCCGCCCGAGTTTGTGAATTTTAATTATTTTCACCCTACATTTTTATATGAGAGCTTATGGAATATGCTCATCTTTGCTTTTTTATACGCCTGGCATAAATTGCGCTTGGCTCGTCTTGGCACGGCTTCGCACGATGCAAGCCGAAGCCAGGTTAAATACAAAAATAACCTTGAACAAATTCAAGGTTTGGGAAACATAGCTTTAGTATATTTTATTTTATATTCAGTCGGACGATTTTTAAATGAATATCTGCGGCTTGATTACAGCCCTTATTTTTTGGGAGTGCGCTGGGCGCAGGTCTTTAGTTTATTAATAATCCTCAGCTGCCTGGCCGTCATTATTTTAAAAAAAATTCACTCCAAAAAATCAGAGCTTGAAACTTAG
- the infC gene encoding translation initiation factor IF-3, protein MKRIHFRHRQAQRQQIPDTYPVNERIRSLSVRVIDEKGQMLGVMPTAQAIAMAKERELDLVAVSPKAEPPVTKFINYSSFKYQQEKASRKQKAQQKEVELKEIRLSPRIGKHDLDVRINQAEKFLNRGDKISILVILKGREKAHPELAKELIENFVSSINQIVEIRTEQEIKRQGANFSAIIAKKS, encoded by the coding sequence TTGAAACGCATTCATTTCCGCCATAGACAAGCGCAAAGACAACAAATCCCAGACACATATCCGGTTAATGAACGAATCCGCTCTCTTTCTGTCCGCGTTATTGATGAAAAAGGCCAGATGCTTGGCGTCATGCCGACTGCGCAAGCGATTGCCATGGCTAAGGAGCGAGAATTAGATTTAGTGGCTGTTTCTCCCAAAGCTGAACCGCCAGTGACTAAATTTATCAATTACAGCAGTTTTAAGTACCAGCAGGAAAAAGCCAGCCGCAAGCAAAAAGCCCAGCAAAAAGAAGTTGAGCTCAAAGAAATTCGCCTTTCACCGCGCATTGGCAAGCATGACCTTGATGTCAGAATTAATCAGGCTGAAAAATTTTTAAACCGCGGCGATAAAATTAGCATTTTGGTCATCTTAAAAGGCAGGGAGAAAGCTCATCCGGAATTAGCCAAAGAATTAATTGAAAATTTTGTGAGTTCAATTAACCAAATAGTAGAAATAAGAACAGAACAGGAAATTAAAAGACAAGGTGCCAATTTTTCAGCTATTATTGCCAAAAAGAGTTAA
- a CDS encoding four helix bundle protein gives MERKFDLEDRTLIFGKEIIHLCKSLPANTINFRLIDQIIRSGTSMGANYREANETETKKDFKHKIRICLRECKETGYWLELIEEANPPPF, from the coding sequence ATGGAGAGAAAATTCGATTTAGAAGATCGCACTTTAATTTTTGGAAAAGAAATAATACATTTGTGTAAATCTTTGCCTGCAAATACTATAAATTTCAGGTTAATTGATCAAATTATACGTTCAGGGACTTCTATGGGAGCGAATTATAGAGAGGCGAATGAAACAGAAACCAAAAAAGATTTCAAACATAAAATAAGGATTTGCTTAAGAGAGTGTAAAGAAACGGGATATTGGTTGGAACTTATTGAAGAAGCTAACCCCCCCCCCTTTTAA
- a CDS encoding peptidylprolyl isomerase, giving the protein MEDLLSQYNGAIIKTNLGDIKVKFYNLDSPLTVNNFLNLAKKGFYDGTKFHRVIKDFMIQGGDPNSKDDNWADDGMGGPGYKFKDEINTHKLVRGSLAMANSGSNTNGSQFFIVTKESTPWLDGSYNNFGEVISGMEAVDKIEAVKTNENDHPLDDIIIKSIELIKID; this is encoded by the coding sequence ATGGAGGATTTATTAAGCCAATATAATGGCGCGATTATAAAAACAAATTTGGGCGATATTAAGGTAAAATTTTATAACCTGGATTCGCCTCTAACAGTTAATAATTTTTTAAATTTAGCTAAAAAAGGTTTTTATGATGGCACTAAATTTCATCGCGTGATTAAAGATTTTATGATTCAGGGCGGTGATCCTAATAGCAAGGATGATAATTGGGCTGATGATGGCATGGGCGGGCCTGGCTATAAATTTAAAGATGAAATTAATACTCATAAACTGGTGCGCGGAAGTTTGGCCATGGCTAATTCCGGATCAAATACCAATGGCTCACAGTTTTTTATAGTAACCAAAGAATCTACGCCCTGGTTAGACGGTTCATACAATAATTTTGGTGAAGTAATATCCGGAATGGAAGCGGTTGATAAAATAGAAGCAGTTAAAACAAATGAAAATGATCATCCTTTAGATGATATTATTATTAAAAGTATTGAATTAATTAAAATAGATTAA
- a CDS encoding 50S ribosomal protein L35, with product MPKIKTHQSIAKRYRVTNKGKLMKKKAGQDHFNARESSNITRAKRRTQQADKTISRQLKSLMPYN from the coding sequence ATGCCAAAAATTAAAACTCATCAATCAATCGCTAAACGATACAGAGTAACGAACAAAGGCAAGCTCATGAAAAAGAAAGCTGGCCAGGATCATTTTAATGCCCGCGAATCCAGCAATATCACCAGAGCCAAAAGAAGAACGCAACAAGCTGACAAAACCATTTCCAGACAGCTTAAATCCTTAATGCCATACAATTAA